In the Papio anubis isolate 15944 chromosome 15, Panubis1.0, whole genome shotgun sequence genome, one interval contains:
- the CYSLTR2 gene encoding cysteinyl leukotriene receptor 2 isoform X1 — protein sequence MAHLISMERKFMSLHPSISVSEMEPNGTFSSNNNSRNCTIENFKREFFPVVYLIIFVWGVLGNGLSVYVFLQPYKKSTSVNVFMLNLAISDLLFISTLPFRADYYLRGSDWIFGDLACRIMSYSLYVNMYSSIYFLTVLSVVRFLATVHPFRLLHVTSIRSAWILCGIIWIFTMASSVMLLNNGSEQKGSVISCLELNLYTITKLQTMNYIALVVGFLLPFFTLSICYLLIIRALLKVEVPESGLRVSHRKALTTIIITLIIFFLCFLPYHTLRTLHLVTWKVDICKDRLHKAVVITLALAAANTCFNPLLYYFAGENFKDRLRSALRKGHP from the exons ATGGCTCATTTGATAAG CATGGAAAGAAAATTTATGTCCTTGCATCCATCCATCTCCGTATCAGAAATGGAACCAAATGGCACCTTCAGCAGTAACAACAACAGCAGAAACTGCACAATTGAAAACTTCAAGAGAGAATTTTTCCCAGTTGTATATCTGATAATATTTGTCTGGGGAGTCTTGGGAAATGGCTTGTCTGTATATGTTTTCCTGCAGCCTTATAAGAAGTCCACATCTGTGAATGTTTTCATGCTAAATCTGGCCATTTCCGATCTCCTGTTCATAAGCACACTTCCCTTCAGGGCTGACTATTATCTTAGAGGCTCCGACTGGATATTTGGAGACCTGGCCTGCAGGATTATGTCTTATTCCTTGTATGTCAACATGTACAGCAGTATTTATTTCCTGACCGTGCTGAGTGTTGTGCGTTTCCTGGCAACTGTTCACCCCTTTCGGCTTCTGCATGTCACCAGCATCAGGAGTGCCTGGATCCTATGTGGGATCATATGGATCTTTACCATGGCTTCCTCAGTAATGCTCCTCAACAATGGCTCTGAGCAGAAGGGCAGTGTCATATCATGCTTAGAGCTGAATCTCTACACAATTACTAAGCTGCAGACCATGAACTATATTGCCTTAGTGGTGGGCTTCCTGCTGCCGTTTTTCACACTCAGCATCTGTTATCTGCTGATCATTCGGGCTCTGTTAAAAGTGGAGGTCCCAGAATCGGGGCTGCGGGTTTCTCACAGGAAGGCACtgaccaccatcatcatcaccttgATCATCTTCTTCTTGTGCTTCCTGCCCTATCACACACTGAGGACCCTTCACTTGGTGACATGGAAAGTGGATATATGCAAAGACAGGCTGCATAAAGCTGTGGTTATCACACTGGCCTTGGCGGCAGCCAATACATGCTTCAATCCTCTGCTCTATTACTTTGCTGGGGAGAATTTTAAGGACAGACTAAGGTCTGCACTCCGAAAAGGCCATCCATAG
- the CYSLTR2 gene encoding cysteinyl leukotriene receptor 2 isoform X2 produces MERKFMSLHPSISVSEMEPNGTFSSNNNSRNCTIENFKREFFPVVYLIIFVWGVLGNGLSVYVFLQPYKKSTSVNVFMLNLAISDLLFISTLPFRADYYLRGSDWIFGDLACRIMSYSLYVNMYSSIYFLTVLSVVRFLATVHPFRLLHVTSIRSAWILCGIIWIFTMASSVMLLNNGSEQKGSVISCLELNLYTITKLQTMNYIALVVGFLLPFFTLSICYLLIIRALLKVEVPESGLRVSHRKALTTIIITLIIFFLCFLPYHTLRTLHLVTWKVDICKDRLHKAVVITLALAAANTCFNPLLYYFAGENFKDRLRSALRKGHP; encoded by the coding sequence ATGGAAAGAAAATTTATGTCCTTGCATCCATCCATCTCCGTATCAGAAATGGAACCAAATGGCACCTTCAGCAGTAACAACAACAGCAGAAACTGCACAATTGAAAACTTCAAGAGAGAATTTTTCCCAGTTGTATATCTGATAATATTTGTCTGGGGAGTCTTGGGAAATGGCTTGTCTGTATATGTTTTCCTGCAGCCTTATAAGAAGTCCACATCTGTGAATGTTTTCATGCTAAATCTGGCCATTTCCGATCTCCTGTTCATAAGCACACTTCCCTTCAGGGCTGACTATTATCTTAGAGGCTCCGACTGGATATTTGGAGACCTGGCCTGCAGGATTATGTCTTATTCCTTGTATGTCAACATGTACAGCAGTATTTATTTCCTGACCGTGCTGAGTGTTGTGCGTTTCCTGGCAACTGTTCACCCCTTTCGGCTTCTGCATGTCACCAGCATCAGGAGTGCCTGGATCCTATGTGGGATCATATGGATCTTTACCATGGCTTCCTCAGTAATGCTCCTCAACAATGGCTCTGAGCAGAAGGGCAGTGTCATATCATGCTTAGAGCTGAATCTCTACACAATTACTAAGCTGCAGACCATGAACTATATTGCCTTAGTGGTGGGCTTCCTGCTGCCGTTTTTCACACTCAGCATCTGTTATCTGCTGATCATTCGGGCTCTGTTAAAAGTGGAGGTCCCAGAATCGGGGCTGCGGGTTTCTCACAGGAAGGCACtgaccaccatcatcatcaccttgATCATCTTCTTCTTGTGCTTCCTGCCCTATCACACACTGAGGACCCTTCACTTGGTGACATGGAAAGTGGATATATGCAAAGACAGGCTGCATAAAGCTGTGGTTATCACACTGGCCTTGGCGGCAGCCAATACATGCTTCAATCCTCTGCTCTATTACTTTGCTGGGGAGAATTTTAAGGACAGACTAAGGTCTGCACTCCGAAAAGGCCATCCATAG